Proteins found in one Triticum urartu cultivar G1812 chromosome 4, Tu2.1, whole genome shotgun sequence genomic segment:
- the LOC125550979 gene encoding NDR1/HIN1-like protein 10: protein MHPASSSSSAAHPPDGDRPNAKAPPPPGPAMGYPANAAPNPGNASSAYYAAAPPPVANGNGAAAFGVAYPYPAPPPHHHHHHPPPPPPYHHYHNHHNPYQAAPPPPPTCLRRLLALVVAAFLLLGAGTFIVWLLLRPRAPAFSLSALTLSRVAYSPANSSLSAAFDASLLADNPNSKLTISYSSLVAYVDLAPSSPIAVTSLAPFAQGPRNSTTLAFRLDVDGTYVGPDEAAALKSGNGGTMEVQVRLAAIAVFDRGGWRTRRRAMRVLCDGVPVTFRGKNATDAKFDGPARRCQVVL, encoded by the coding sequence ATGCACCCGGCGTCCTCTTCCTCCTCAGCGGCGCACCCGCCCGACGGCGACCGCCCCAACGCCAAggccccgccgcctcccggcCCCGCCATGGGCTACCCGGCCAACGCCGCGCCCAACCCCGGCAACGCCAGCTCCGCCTACTACGCCGCggcgccgccccccgtcgccaACGGCAACGGCGCGGCCGCCTTCGGCGTCGCCTACCCCTACCCGGCCCCGCCcccgcaccaccaccaccaccacccgcccccgcccccgccctaCCACCACTACCACAACCACCACAACCCCTACCAGgcggccccgccgccgccgcccacctgcctgcgccgcctcctcgcgctcgtcgtcgccgccttcctcctcctcggcgcCGGCACCTTCATCGTCTGGCTCCTCCTCCGCCCGCGCGCGCCCGCCTTCTCCCTCTCCGCCCTCACGCTCTCCCGCGTCGCCTACTCCCCGGCCAACTCCTCCCTCTCCGCCGCCTTCGACGCCTCCCTCCTCGCCGACAATCCCAACTCCAAGCTCACCATCTCCTACTCCTCCCTCGTCGCCTACGTCGACCTCGCCCCCTCCTCCCCCATCGCCGTCACCTCCCTCGCGCCCTTCGCGCAGGGGCCCCGGAACTCCACCACGCTCGCCTTCCGCCTCGACGTCGACGGGACATACGTCGGGCCCGACGAGGCCGCTGCGCTCAAGAGCGGCAACGGGGGCACCATGGAGGTCCAGGTGAGGCTCGCGGCCATCGCCGTCTTCGATAGAGGGGGCTGGCGCACCCGCCGGAGGGCCATGAGGGTGCTGTGCGATGGAGTGCCCGTCACATTCCGTGGGAAGAACGCCACCGACGCAAAATTTGATGGCCCGGCACGCCGCTGCCAAGTCGTCTTGTGA